One window of Drosophila busckii strain San Diego stock center, stock number 13000-0081.31 chromosome 3L, ASM1175060v1, whole genome shotgun sequence genomic DNA carries:
- the LOC108601076 gene encoding IST1 homolog isoform X3, which translates to MFSSGPNYNKLKTNLRLAQNRLKLLEKKKSEITQKSRKEIADYLATGKIERARIRVEHIIREDYLVEAMEIVEMYCDLLLARFGLIQQMKELDAGIAEPVSSLVWVCPRLQSDVAELKVISDIFIHKYGPEFAEHSRTATGEHYVSEKLMHKLTLQAPPKLLVENYLIAIAKNYNIEYEPDPQVMQEEAKTDPQPHLIDLSDRNNLSAGGASAPPQMGFIGYPAMPQLPDMPAPPISKPFNYPPFGGGGGGGAAASCSAQAPPPFAYNIPPNQPHSAAPQNKCAEEKDLNTNFINHETNENSEQPDGSGSPDENILNANKPKPQPRSKLPPAGPAEQPSAPPPMDLPALPNVPNDLPDVPGGGKPNDDEIDFDELSRRFENLKKRK; encoded by the exons ATGTTCTCCAGTGGCCCCAACTATAACAAGCTCAAGACAAATTTGCGCCTGGCGCAAAATCGTCTGAAGTTGCTCGAAAAGAAGAAATCAGAGATAACACAAAAGTCTCGGAAGGAGATTGCTGATTATCTGGCGACAGGCAAAATAGAGCGTGCACGCATCAGAGTGGAGCACATCATACG CGAAGATTATCTGGTGGAAGCCATGGAAATTGTCGAAATGTATTGCGATCTCTTGCTGGCACGCTTTGGTCTCATTCAGCAAATGAAGGAGTTGGACGCTGGCATAGCCGAGCCAGTGTCCAGTCTAGTGTGGGTGTGTCCACGTCTGCAGAGCGATGTGGCTGAGCTCAAAGTCATTTCAGACATCTTTATTCATAAGTATGGACCAGAATTTGCGGAGCACTCCCGCACTGCCACAGGCGAGCATTATGTCTCGGAGAAGCTCATGCATAAGCTGACACTGCAAGCGCCACCTAAGTTGCTGGTGGAAAACTATTTGATTGCCATTGCCAAGAACTACAATATTGAGTATGAGCCTGATCCACAGGTTATGCAGGAGGAGGCGAAGACCGATCCGCAACCACACCTGATTGATTTGTCAGATCGGAATAATCTCAGCGCTGGCGGCGCGTCAGCTCCGCCGCAAATGGGCTTTATTGGATATCCGGCCATGCCGCAGTTGCCAGATATGCCAGCCCCACCCATTAGCAAACCATTTAATTATCCACCATttggcggtggtggtggtggcggagCAGCTGCATCATGCTCGGCACAGGCCCCTCCACCTTTCGCCTACAATATACCACCCAATCAGCCGCATTCAGCTGCGCCACAGAACAAGTGCGCCGAAGAAAAGGATTTGAACACCAACTTTATAAAT CACGAGACTAATGAAAACTCTGAGCAACCTGATGGCTCTGGTAGTCCGGACGAGAACATATTG AATGCCAATAAACCAAAACCACAACCCCGTTCAAAGTTGCCACCAGCTGGTCCAGCAGAACAGCCCAGTGCACCGCCCCCAATGGATTTGCCAGCACTGCCCAATGTTCCCAACGATTTGCCAGATGTGCCCGGCGGCGGTAAACCCAATGACGATGAGATTGACTTTGATGAGCTGTCACGTCGCTTTGAGAATCTGAAGAAGCGCAAATGA
- the LOC108601076 gene encoding IST1 homolog isoform X1, with protein MFSSGPNYNKLKTNLRLAQNRLKLLEKKKSEITQKSRKEIADYLATGKIERARIRVEHIIREDYLVEAMEIVEMYCDLLLARFGLIQQMKELDAGIAEPVSSLVWVCPRLQSDVAELKVISDIFIHKYGPEFAEHSRTATGEHYVSEKLMHKLTLQAPPKLLVENYLIAIAKNYNIEYEPDPQVMQEEAKTDPQPHLIDLSDRNNLSAGGASAPPQMGFIGYPAMPQLPDMPAPPISKPFNYPPFGGGGGGGAAASCSAQAPPPFAYNIPPNQPHSAAPQNKCAEEKDLNTNFINHETNENSEQPDGSGSPDENILRPKPLNDPPPRYSSINPVNLQNANKPKPQPRSKLPPAGPAEQPSAPPPMDLPALPNVPNDLPDVPGGGKPNDDEIDFDELSRRFENLKKRK; from the exons ATGTTCTCCAGTGGCCCCAACTATAACAAGCTCAAGACAAATTTGCGCCTGGCGCAAAATCGTCTGAAGTTGCTCGAAAAGAAGAAATCAGAGATAACACAAAAGTCTCGGAAGGAGATTGCTGATTATCTGGCGACAGGCAAAATAGAGCGTGCACGCATCAGAGTGGAGCACATCATACG CGAAGATTATCTGGTGGAAGCCATGGAAATTGTCGAAATGTATTGCGATCTCTTGCTGGCACGCTTTGGTCTCATTCAGCAAATGAAGGAGTTGGACGCTGGCATAGCCGAGCCAGTGTCCAGTCTAGTGTGGGTGTGTCCACGTCTGCAGAGCGATGTGGCTGAGCTCAAAGTCATTTCAGACATCTTTATTCATAAGTATGGACCAGAATTTGCGGAGCACTCCCGCACTGCCACAGGCGAGCATTATGTCTCGGAGAAGCTCATGCATAAGCTGACACTGCAAGCGCCACCTAAGTTGCTGGTGGAAAACTATTTGATTGCCATTGCCAAGAACTACAATATTGAGTATGAGCCTGATCCACAGGTTATGCAGGAGGAGGCGAAGACCGATCCGCAACCACACCTGATTGATTTGTCAGATCGGAATAATCTCAGCGCTGGCGGCGCGTCAGCTCCGCCGCAAATGGGCTTTATTGGATATCCGGCCATGCCGCAGTTGCCAGATATGCCAGCCCCACCCATTAGCAAACCATTTAATTATCCACCATttggcggtggtggtggtggcggagCAGCTGCATCATGCTCGGCACAGGCCCCTCCACCTTTCGCCTACAATATACCACCCAATCAGCCGCATTCAGCTGCGCCACAGAACAAGTGCGCCGAAGAAAAGGATTTGAACACCAACTTTATAAAT CACGAGACTAATGAAAACTCTGAGCAACCTGATGGCTCTGGTAGTCCGGACGAGAACATATTG CGCCCAAAACCGCTCAATGATCCGCCGCCACGTTACTCCTCGATTAATCCTGTAAACTTGCAG AATGCCAATAAACCAAAACCACAACCCCGTTCAAAGTTGCCACCAGCTGGTCCAGCAGAACAGCCCAGTGCACCGCCCCCAATGGATTTGCCAGCACTGCCCAATGTTCCCAACGATTTGCCAGATGTGCCCGGCGGCGGTAAACCCAATGACGATGAGATTGACTTTGATGAGCTGTCACGTCGCTTTGAGAATCTGAAGAAGCGCAAATGA
- the LOC108601076 gene encoding IST1 homolog isoform X5: MFSSGPNYNKLKTNLRLAQNRLKLLEKKKSEITQKSRKEIADYLATGKIERARIRVEHIIREDYLVEAMEIVEMYCDLLLARFGLIQQMKELDAGIAEPVSSLVWVCPRLQSDVAELKVISDIFIHKYGPEFAEHSRTATGEHYVSEKLMHKLTLQAPPKLLVENYLIAIAKNYNIEYEPDPQVMQEEAKTDPQPHLIDLSDRNNLSAGGASAPPQMGFIGYPAMPQLPDMPAPPISKPFNYPPFGGGGGGGAAASCSAQAPPPFAYNIPPNQPHSAAPQNKCAEEKDLNTNFINNANKPKPQPRSKLPPAGPAEQPSAPPPMDLPALPNVPNDLPDVPGGGKPNDDEIDFDELSRRFENLKKRK, from the exons ATGTTCTCCAGTGGCCCCAACTATAACAAGCTCAAGACAAATTTGCGCCTGGCGCAAAATCGTCTGAAGTTGCTCGAAAAGAAGAAATCAGAGATAACACAAAAGTCTCGGAAGGAGATTGCTGATTATCTGGCGACAGGCAAAATAGAGCGTGCACGCATCAGAGTGGAGCACATCATACG CGAAGATTATCTGGTGGAAGCCATGGAAATTGTCGAAATGTATTGCGATCTCTTGCTGGCACGCTTTGGTCTCATTCAGCAAATGAAGGAGTTGGACGCTGGCATAGCCGAGCCAGTGTCCAGTCTAGTGTGGGTGTGTCCACGTCTGCAGAGCGATGTGGCTGAGCTCAAAGTCATTTCAGACATCTTTATTCATAAGTATGGACCAGAATTTGCGGAGCACTCCCGCACTGCCACAGGCGAGCATTATGTCTCGGAGAAGCTCATGCATAAGCTGACACTGCAAGCGCCACCTAAGTTGCTGGTGGAAAACTATTTGATTGCCATTGCCAAGAACTACAATATTGAGTATGAGCCTGATCCACAGGTTATGCAGGAGGAGGCGAAGACCGATCCGCAACCACACCTGATTGATTTGTCAGATCGGAATAATCTCAGCGCTGGCGGCGCGTCAGCTCCGCCGCAAATGGGCTTTATTGGATATCCGGCCATGCCGCAGTTGCCAGATATGCCAGCCCCACCCATTAGCAAACCATTTAATTATCCACCATttggcggtggtggtggtggcggagCAGCTGCATCATGCTCGGCACAGGCCCCTCCACCTTTCGCCTACAATATACCACCCAATCAGCCGCATTCAGCTGCGCCACAGAACAAGTGCGCCGAAGAAAAGGATTTGAACACCAACTTTATAAAT AATGCCAATAAACCAAAACCACAACCCCGTTCAAAGTTGCCACCAGCTGGTCCAGCAGAACAGCCCAGTGCACCGCCCCCAATGGATTTGCCAGCACTGCCCAATGTTCCCAACGATTTGCCAGATGTGCCCGGCGGCGGTAAACCCAATGACGATGAGATTGACTTTGATGAGCTGTCACGTCGCTTTGAGAATCTGAAGAAGCGCAAATGA
- the LOC108601076 gene encoding IST1 homolog isoform X2, which translates to MFSSGPNYNKLKTNLRLAQNRLKLLEKKKSEITQKSRKEIADYLATGKIERARIRVEHIIREDYLVEAMEIVEMYCDLLLARFGLIQQMKELDAGIAEPVSSLVWVCPRLQSDVAELKVISDIFIHKYGPEFAEHSRTATGEHYVSEKLMHKLTLQAPPKLLVENYLIAIAKNYNIEYEPDPQVMQEEAKTDPQPHLIDLSDRNNLSAGGASAPPQMGFIGYPAMPQLPDMPAPPISKPFNYPPFGGGGGGGAAASCSAQAPPPFAYNIPPNQPHSAAPQNKCAEEKDLNTNFINRPKPLNDPPPRYSSINPVNLQNANKPKPQPRSKLPPAGPAEQPSAPPPMDLPALPNVPNDLPDVPGGGKPNDDEIDFDELSRRFENLKKRK; encoded by the exons ATGTTCTCCAGTGGCCCCAACTATAACAAGCTCAAGACAAATTTGCGCCTGGCGCAAAATCGTCTGAAGTTGCTCGAAAAGAAGAAATCAGAGATAACACAAAAGTCTCGGAAGGAGATTGCTGATTATCTGGCGACAGGCAAAATAGAGCGTGCACGCATCAGAGTGGAGCACATCATACG CGAAGATTATCTGGTGGAAGCCATGGAAATTGTCGAAATGTATTGCGATCTCTTGCTGGCACGCTTTGGTCTCATTCAGCAAATGAAGGAGTTGGACGCTGGCATAGCCGAGCCAGTGTCCAGTCTAGTGTGGGTGTGTCCACGTCTGCAGAGCGATGTGGCTGAGCTCAAAGTCATTTCAGACATCTTTATTCATAAGTATGGACCAGAATTTGCGGAGCACTCCCGCACTGCCACAGGCGAGCATTATGTCTCGGAGAAGCTCATGCATAAGCTGACACTGCAAGCGCCACCTAAGTTGCTGGTGGAAAACTATTTGATTGCCATTGCCAAGAACTACAATATTGAGTATGAGCCTGATCCACAGGTTATGCAGGAGGAGGCGAAGACCGATCCGCAACCACACCTGATTGATTTGTCAGATCGGAATAATCTCAGCGCTGGCGGCGCGTCAGCTCCGCCGCAAATGGGCTTTATTGGATATCCGGCCATGCCGCAGTTGCCAGATATGCCAGCCCCACCCATTAGCAAACCATTTAATTATCCACCATttggcggtggtggtggtggcggagCAGCTGCATCATGCTCGGCACAGGCCCCTCCACCTTTCGCCTACAATATACCACCCAATCAGCCGCATTCAGCTGCGCCACAGAACAAGTGCGCCGAAGAAAAGGATTTGAACACCAACTTTATAAAT CGCCCAAAACCGCTCAATGATCCGCCGCCACGTTACTCCTCGATTAATCCTGTAAACTTGCAG AATGCCAATAAACCAAAACCACAACCCCGTTCAAAGTTGCCACCAGCTGGTCCAGCAGAACAGCCCAGTGCACCGCCCCCAATGGATTTGCCAGCACTGCCCAATGTTCCCAACGATTTGCCAGATGTGCCCGGCGGCGGTAAACCCAATGACGATGAGATTGACTTTGATGAGCTGTCACGTCGCTTTGAGAATCTGAAGAAGCGCAAATGA
- the LOC108601076 gene encoding IST1 homolog isoform X6: MFSSGPNYNKLKTNLRLAQNRLKLLEKKKSEITQKSRKEIADYLATGKIERARIRVEHIIREDYLVEAMEIVEMYCDLLLARFGLIQQMKELDAGIAEPVSSLVWVCPRLQSDVAELKVISDIFIHKYGPEFAEHSRTATGEHYVSEKLMHKLTLQAPPKLLVENYLIAIAKNYNIEYEPDPQVMQEEAKTDPQPHLIDLSDRNNLSAGGASAPPQMGFIGYPAMPQLPDMPAPPISKPFNYPPFGGGGGGGAAASCSAQAPPPFAYNIPPNQPHSAAPQNKCAEEKDLNTNFINHETNENSEQPDGSGSPDENILKSL, encoded by the exons ATGTTCTCCAGTGGCCCCAACTATAACAAGCTCAAGACAAATTTGCGCCTGGCGCAAAATCGTCTGAAGTTGCTCGAAAAGAAGAAATCAGAGATAACACAAAAGTCTCGGAAGGAGATTGCTGATTATCTGGCGACAGGCAAAATAGAGCGTGCACGCATCAGAGTGGAGCACATCATACG CGAAGATTATCTGGTGGAAGCCATGGAAATTGTCGAAATGTATTGCGATCTCTTGCTGGCACGCTTTGGTCTCATTCAGCAAATGAAGGAGTTGGACGCTGGCATAGCCGAGCCAGTGTCCAGTCTAGTGTGGGTGTGTCCACGTCTGCAGAGCGATGTGGCTGAGCTCAAAGTCATTTCAGACATCTTTATTCATAAGTATGGACCAGAATTTGCGGAGCACTCCCGCACTGCCACAGGCGAGCATTATGTCTCGGAGAAGCTCATGCATAAGCTGACACTGCAAGCGCCACCTAAGTTGCTGGTGGAAAACTATTTGATTGCCATTGCCAAGAACTACAATATTGAGTATGAGCCTGATCCACAGGTTATGCAGGAGGAGGCGAAGACCGATCCGCAACCACACCTGATTGATTTGTCAGATCGGAATAATCTCAGCGCTGGCGGCGCGTCAGCTCCGCCGCAAATGGGCTTTATTGGATATCCGGCCATGCCGCAGTTGCCAGATATGCCAGCCCCACCCATTAGCAAACCATTTAATTATCCACCATttggcggtggtggtggtggcggagCAGCTGCATCATGCTCGGCACAGGCCCCTCCACCTTTCGCCTACAATATACCACCCAATCAGCCGCATTCAGCTGCGCCACAGAACAAGTGCGCCGAAGAAAAGGATTTGAACACCAACTTTATAAAT CACGAGACTAATGAAAACTCTGAGCAACCTGATGGCTCTGGTAGTCCGGACGAGAACATATTG AAAAGCCTTTAA
- the LOC108601076 gene encoding IST1 homolog isoform X4 yields the protein MFSSGPNYNKLKTNLRLAQNRLKLLEKKKSEITQKSRKEIADYLATGKIERARIRVEHIIREDYLVEAMEIVEMYCDLLLARFGLIQQMKELDAGIAEPVSSLVWVCPRLQSDVAELKVISDIFIHKYGPEFAEHSRTATGEHYVSEKLMHKLTLQAPPKLLVENYLIAIAKNYNIEYEPDPQVMQEEAKTDPQPHLIDLSDRNNLSAGGASAPPQMGFIGYPAMPQLPDMPAPPISKPFNYPPFGGGGGGGAAASCSAQAPPPFAYNIPPNQPHSAAPQNKCAEEKDLNTNFINHETNENSEQPDGSGSPDENILLPPAGPAEQPSAPPPMDLPALPNVPNDLPDVPGGGKPNDDEIDFDELSRRFENLKKRK from the exons ATGTTCTCCAGTGGCCCCAACTATAACAAGCTCAAGACAAATTTGCGCCTGGCGCAAAATCGTCTGAAGTTGCTCGAAAAGAAGAAATCAGAGATAACACAAAAGTCTCGGAAGGAGATTGCTGATTATCTGGCGACAGGCAAAATAGAGCGTGCACGCATCAGAGTGGAGCACATCATACG CGAAGATTATCTGGTGGAAGCCATGGAAATTGTCGAAATGTATTGCGATCTCTTGCTGGCACGCTTTGGTCTCATTCAGCAAATGAAGGAGTTGGACGCTGGCATAGCCGAGCCAGTGTCCAGTCTAGTGTGGGTGTGTCCACGTCTGCAGAGCGATGTGGCTGAGCTCAAAGTCATTTCAGACATCTTTATTCATAAGTATGGACCAGAATTTGCGGAGCACTCCCGCACTGCCACAGGCGAGCATTATGTCTCGGAGAAGCTCATGCATAAGCTGACACTGCAAGCGCCACCTAAGTTGCTGGTGGAAAACTATTTGATTGCCATTGCCAAGAACTACAATATTGAGTATGAGCCTGATCCACAGGTTATGCAGGAGGAGGCGAAGACCGATCCGCAACCACACCTGATTGATTTGTCAGATCGGAATAATCTCAGCGCTGGCGGCGCGTCAGCTCCGCCGCAAATGGGCTTTATTGGATATCCGGCCATGCCGCAGTTGCCAGATATGCCAGCCCCACCCATTAGCAAACCATTTAATTATCCACCATttggcggtggtggtggtggcggagCAGCTGCATCATGCTCGGCACAGGCCCCTCCACCTTTCGCCTACAATATACCACCCAATCAGCCGCATTCAGCTGCGCCACAGAACAAGTGCGCCGAAGAAAAGGATTTGAACACCAACTTTATAAAT CACGAGACTAATGAAAACTCTGAGCAACCTGATGGCTCTGGTAGTCCGGACGAGAACATATTG TTGCCACCAGCTGGTCCAGCAGAACAGCCCAGTGCACCGCCCCCAATGGATTTGCCAGCACTGCCCAATGTTCCCAACGATTTGCCAGATGTGCCCGGCGGCGGTAAACCCAATGACGATGAGATTGACTTTGATGAGCTGTCACGTCGCTTTGAGAATCTGAAGAAGCGCAAATGA